Proteins from a genomic interval of Gracilinanus agilis isolate LMUSP501 unplaced genomic scaffold, AgileGrace unplaced_scaffold50403, whole genome shotgun sequence:
- the LOC123255713 gene encoding M-phase phosphoprotein 6-like: protein METGGRAIAATSKLKLSRNLMQMKFMQRGLDTETKKQLEEEEKKIISEEHWYLDLPELKEKKSFIIEEQSFILCKDLLYGRMSFRGFNPEIEKLMVQMNAKHNEEEVEDVTMEADMSDEEMARRYESLVGTIGKKFAKMRD, encoded by the coding sequence ATGGAGACTGGTGGAAGAGCCATAGCGGCCACATCTAAACTGAAGCTGTCCAGGAATCTGATGCAGATGAAGTTCATGCAAAGAGGGTTGGATAcagaaactaaaaaacaactagaagaggaagaaaagaaaataatcagcGAAGAACACTGGTACTTGGATTTACCTGAACTTAAGGAGAAAAAGAGTTTCATAATAGAGGAGCAGAGCTTTATACTTTGTAAAGATCTTTTGTATGGAAGAATGTCATTCAGAGGGTTTAATCCAGAAATTGAGAAATTAATGGTCCAAATGAATGCCAAACACAACGAGGAAGAAGTTGAAGATGTAACAATGGAGGCTGATATGTCTGATGAAGAAATGGCCAGAAGATATGAAAGTTTGGTGGGCACAATTGGAAAGAAGTTTGCTAAAATGAGAGATTGA